The following proteins are co-located in the Apium graveolens cultivar Ventura chromosome 5, ASM990537v1, whole genome shotgun sequence genome:
- the LOC141660661 gene encoding uncharacterized protein LOC141660661: MGSFVPLDGEIPKLCQLYIYDSEDEVYNRINAVKGGRDAVDEDIVQSLLEMLDKHNHLVKGFRMARERISQNAVDEFRLVLISSSSTSCQPNYIGPSNEVAGLIVTDDYAKGYRDTIIHSRTNGLERIFENDPRFMQLQYPIIFPHGNIGYYRQIPLNRPNQKDQQQRQNTEAEDPDEKGDREFITIKEYYNYKLMIRPSEGLTPHLGGRLWQQYVVDAFTVIEQYRLDWIRGHHTTIRTDMYHNIRDALSKGDINPENVGKAIILPASFTGSKRYMNQYFKDATVICRTLGHPSLFLTMTTNTKWPEIQRMLKFLPGVDVVDTPDVIARVFKMKVDQLLDQIRNKNYFGRCIGVMHVIEFQKRGLSYAHMLIWLHPNDHPKITEQIDKMVSAEIPDPSIDPVGYEAIMNYMIHGPCGTDCV; this comes from the exons ATGGGAAGCTTTGTACCACTTGATGGTGAGATCCCCAAATTATGTCAACTCTACATATATGACTCTGAAGATGAAGTATATAACAGAATAAATGCCGTTAAGGGAGGACGTGATGCCGTGGATGAAGATATCGTTCAGTCGTTGTTAGAAATGTTGGATAAACATAATCATCTGGTCAAAGGTTTTCGTATGGCACGTGAAAGAATTAGTCAGAATGCAGTTGATGAATTTAGATTAGTTCTAATATCTTCGTCTTCCACATCTTGTCAACCTAACTATATTGGTCCATCCAATGAAGTTGCTGGGTTGATTGTCACTGACGACTATGCTAAAGGATATAGGGATACAATAATCCATTCAAGAACCAATGGATTAGAGAGAATTTTTGAAAACGATCCACGGTTTATGCAGCTTCAGTATCCTATTATTTTTCCTCATGGAAATATTGGATATTACCGTCAAATACCTTTAAACAGACCAAATCAAAAAGATCAACAACAACGTCAGAATACCGAAGCTGAGGATCCAGATGAAAAGGGGGATAGAGAATTCAtcaccataaaagaatattacAATTATAAACTCATGATACGGCCTTCAGAAG GTTTGACTCCACATCTCGGAGGTCGTTTATGGCAGCAATATGTTGTTGACGCATTTACTGTGATTGAGCAATACAGACTTGACTGGATCAGAGGTCACCATACTACAATTCGTACGGATATGTACCATAACATACGAGATGCACTTAGTAAGGGTGATATCAATCCTGAAAATGTTGGCAAGGCAATAATTTTACCAGCCTCCTTCACTGGCAGTAAAAGGTACATGAATCAGTATTTCAAAGACGCAACGGTAATTTGTCGAACACTTGGACACCCATCATTGTTCCTTACGATGACCACAAACACAAAATGGCCTGAAATTCAGAGAATGTTAAAGTTTCTACCTGGTGTTGATGTTGTTGACACTCCCGATGTCATTGCAAGGGTATTTAAAATGAAAGTTGACCAGCTACTTGATCAAATAAGAAATAAGAACTACTTTGGACGCTGTATTGGAG TAATGCACGTCATAGAGTTTCAAAAGCGTGGATTGTCATATGCACACATGCTAATATGGTTACATCCAAATGATCATCCCAAGATAACTGAACAAATAGATAAAAtggtttctgcagaaattcctgACCCAAGTATTGATCCAGTGGGTTACGAAGCTATTATGAATTACATGATCCACGGACCATGTGGCACTGACTGTGTTTAG
- the LOC141660662 gene encoding uncharacterized protein LOC141660662, with amino-acid sequence MVKGHCIKHFPKRYNSHTYFDDCGFPIYKRRKTRITVKKKRIDLDNRYVCASEASWRIFGFDIHSRWPSVERLPIHLPNNKHVSFKGSQNLQEVCDNARTKKSKLEAWFDANKIYAEAINLTYSEFPSKFTWHPQPGIWKQRKRGDVIGRLVEVHSSSGELLYLCMLLIRIKVAVCFDDLKTVNGHIYNSFHEACAALGILQNDQQWHKAIAKNAHTSMPPQLRAMFVNILVYSPISHPRSLWEAHWGCMSDDILLVRQHLTENPNLYLSDFEIQNYALAEIEKLLNDISKSLRNFPDMPFPGDSFFPTLRID; translated from the exons ATGGTTAAGGGCCATTGTATTAAACATTTTCCGAAAAG GTATAATTCTCACACATATTTTGACGACTGTGGCTTTCCCATCTATAAAAGGAGGAAAACTAGAATTACCGTAAAGAAAAAGCGTATTGACCTGGATAATCG ATATGTTTGTGCATCTGAAGCATCATGGAGGATATTTGGTTTTGACATCCATTCCCGTTGGCCTTCTGTTGAACGATTGCCAATACATCTACCGAACAACAAGCATGTGTCGTTTAAGGGCTCACAAAATCTACAAGAAGTTTGCGACAATGCTAGAACAAAGAAAAGCAAATTAGAAGCATGGTTTGATGCAAATAAAATATATGCAGAGGCCATAAATTTAACCTATTCAGAATTCCCAAGCAAGTTTACATGGCATCCACAACCCGGTATCTGGAAACAGAGGAAAAGAGGTGATGTCATTGGTAGGCTTGTTGAAGTACATTCATCTAGCGGTGAATTATTATATCTCTGCATGCTCCTGATCAGGATTAAAGTTGCTGTATGTTTTGATGATTTGAAGACAGTCAACGGCCATATTTATAACTCTTTTCACGAAGCCTGTGCCGCACTAGGTATCCTCCAGAATGACCAGCAATGGCACAAAGCTATAGCTAAAAATGCGCATACATCCATGCCTCCACAGCTACGTGCCATGTTTGTCAACATTTTAGTATACAGTCCAATATCTCATCCGCGTAGCCTTTGGGAAGCCCATTGGGGATGCATGTCAGATGATATTCTTCTTGTGAGGCAACACCTTACTGAGAATCCAAACCTTTATCTATCAGATTTTGAGATCCAGAATTACGCTCTTGCAG AGATagagaaattgttgaatgatattAGTAAAAGTCTCAGAAACTTCCCAGATATGCCATTTCCGGGAGATTCTTTTTTTCCAACTCTGAGAATAGACTAA